One window of Catharus ustulatus isolate bCatUst1 chromosome 3, bCatUst1.pri.v2, whole genome shotgun sequence genomic DNA carries:
- the PREPL gene encoding prolyl endopeptidase-like isoform X7 codes for MKVRMCCAGLRNLLQGLSFSAKYYCKHSPPQTVCPYSKIGPKKCHILDCSKTTCTHRTAPPGSILPCRFFSCKQEGTTVPSKRKQNTSIVTSDLLHKNLLKSEQKNWNDISPTYKAMTKRIKEKLEELHNMYTLNSESARMRLGENVYFEENGCIFLAKADDGEGNAEILFSVEDLGFSDAFIQRIRISPDQRYIAISLKSENSEEGTCIVMKLGNLAVVEKVIPSVFSFEWAANDVLYYTTQKNLKCQNVFMTTFTYQKHTKLVYTEQDARFFVDLYCTKDRRFLTINSNSKTSSEVWLVDCRHPFEPPALVQARTTGVIYHIEHRKDQLYILTTYGEPAEYKLMKAPVASSGKENWQLVYALEKQTKLVDFEMFSDDCIMFLKNAGHLYLNVISFVSHSVQSIKLPTWACEFELESHPEFTTSTCYFQLSSPVHPPKRFAYSFKENNLIEQAVQEVPIITNCHTTRLLAKSKDETLVPITVFHNKNSKELHRRPLLVHVYGAYGIDLNMSFKEEKLMLIEENWILAYCHVRGGGEQGLGWHRDGCQHNKLKGLHDLRACIRLLHQLGFSQPKHTALAAASAGGVLAGALSNTDPALIRAMVLQAPFVDVLNTMMKTHLPLTIEEQEEWGNPLEDEKCMKYIKSYCPYQNIKPQCYPSVFITAYEHDERIPLTGILQYVQKLRKAALDHASRTSEKGNWIPNIILDVQANGSHCDSSWEQSLNEVARHLAFLNRELEEVCHPQHHSKSCK; via the exons ATGAAGGTTaggatgtgctgtgctggacTGCGGAATCTTCTCCAAGGGCTGAGCTTCAGTGCCAAGTACTACTGTAAGCATAGCCCTCCTCAAACAGTGTGTCCTTACAGTAAAATTGGACCAAAAAAGTGCCACATCCTGGACTGTTCAAAAACTACATGCACTCACAGGACTGCGCCACCTGGAAGCATCCTGCCATGCAGATTCTTTTCCTGCAAG CAGGAAGGAACAACAGTCCCTTCCAAAAGGAAGCAGAATACATCCATAGTAACTTCAGACCTTTTGCACAAGAACCTTCTGAAATCAGAGCAGAAAAACTGGAATGACATTTCACCAACATACAAAGCTATGACAAAGAGAATCAAAGAAAAACTGGAAGAATTGCACAACATGTATACACTCAATTCAGAAAGCGCAAGG ATGAGGTTGGGAGAGAATGTGTACTTTGAAGAGAATGGCTGCATATTTCTTGCAAAAGCAGATGATG GTGAAGGAAATGCTGAGATTTTATTCAGTGTTGAAGATCTTGGCTTTTCTGATGCCTTTATTCAACGGATCAGAATTTCACCAGATCAGAGATACATAGCCATCAgcttaaaaagtgaaaattctgAAGAGGGAACCTGCATTGTTATGAAACTTGGTAATCTTGCTGTTGTGGAAAAAGTAATTCCAAGTGTATTTAGCTTTG aatggGCTGCAAATGATGTTCTTTATTACACGACTCAGAAGAACCTTAAATGCCAGAATGTATTCATGACCACTTTCACTTACCAGAAACATACTAAGTTAGTTTATACAGAACAAGATGCAAG ATTCTTTGTAGACCTTTATTGCACAAAAGACAGGCGTTTTCTCACTATCAACAGCAACAGCAAGACAAGCTCAGAAGTTTGGCTGGTTGACTGCAGACATCCCTTTGAGCCACCTGCTCTTGTACAAGCACGAACCACGGGGGTCATTTACCACATAGAGCACAGAAAAGACCAGTTGTACATTCTTACTACATATGGAGAACCTGCAGAATATAAG TTGATGAAGGCACCAGTAGCTTCCAGTGGAAAGGAGAACTGGCAGCTAGTTTATGCACTGGAAAAGCAAACCAAGCTAGTAGACTTTGAGATGTTCAGTGATGACTGCATTATGTTCCTGAAGAATGCTGGTCATCTTTACTTAAAtgtgatttcttttgtttcacaCTCAGTTCAGTCAATAAAG CTACCTACGTGGGCCTGTGAATTTGAATTGGAATCTCATCCTGAATTTACCACCAGCACCTGCTATTTTCAGCTCTCCTCCCCAGTACACCCCCCTAAGCGTTTTGCAtattcatttaaagaaaataatctcattGAACAAGCTGTGCAAGAGGTACCAATTATTACGAATTGTCACACTACACGTTTACTAGCTAAAAGCAAG GATGAAACTTTGGTGCCAATTACAGTTTTTCATAATAAGAATTCTAAAGAGCTACACAGGAGACCACTTCTAGTTCATGTATATGGAGCTTATGGCATAGATTTGAACATGAGTTTTAAAGAAGAGAAGCTGATGTTAATTGAAGAGAATTGGATATTAGCGTATTGCCATGTTAG GggtggaggagagcagggcctTGGCTGGCACAGAGATGGATGTCAGCATAATAAACTCAAAGGTCTCCATGACCTCAGGGCTTGCATCAGGCTGCTGCATCAGCTGGGATTTTCTCAGCCCAAACacacagcactggcagctgccagtgctgggggagTTCTTGCAGGAGCCCTGAGCAACACTGATCCAGCGCTGATCAGAGCCATGGTTTTACAG GCTCCTTTCGTAGATGTTCTAAATACAATGATGAAAACTCATCTCCCACTGACAATTGAGGAACAAGAAGAATGGGGAAATCCATTAGAAGATGAAAAATGTATGAAATATATCAAAAGCTATTGCCCATACCAGAATATTAAGCCACAG TGCTATCCATCAGTTTTTATCACAGCGTATGAACATGATGAACGGATACCGCTAACAGGAATTTTACAGTATGTTCAGAAACTCAGGAAGGCTGCACTAGATCATGCCAGCAGAACAAGTGAGAAAG GAAATTGGATTCCTAATATCATCCTAGATGTCCAGGCAAATGGCAGTCATTGTGATTCATCCTGGGAGCAGTCACTGAATGAG gtTGCAAGACACCTTGCTTTTCTGAACAGAGAACTTGAGGAAGTGTGCCATCCCCAACATCACAGCAAATCCTGCAAATAA
- the PREPL gene encoding prolyl endopeptidase-like isoform X6 encodes MKVRMCCAGLRNLLQGLSFSAKYYCKHSPPQTVCPYSKIGPKKCHILDCSKTTCTHRTAPPGSILPCRFFSCKQEGTTVPSKRKQNTSIVTSDLLHKNLLKSEQKNWNDISPTYKAMTKRIKEKLEELHNMYTLNSESARMRLGENVYFEENGCIFLAKADDVGEGNAEILFSVEDLGFSDAFIQRIRISPDQRYIAISLKSENSEEGTCIVMKLGNLAVVEKVIPSVFSFEWAANDVLYYTTQKNLKCQNVFMTTFTYQKHTKLVYTEQDARFFVDLYCTKDRRFLTINSNSKTSSEVWLVDCRHPFEPPALVQARTTGVIYHIEHRKDQLYILTTYGEPAEYKLMKAPVASSGKENWQLVYALEKQTKLVDFEMFSDDCIMFLKNAGHLYLNVISFVSHSVQSIKLPTWACEFELESHPEFTTSTCYFQLSSPVHPPKRFAYSFKENNLIEQAVQEVPIITNCHTTRLLAKSKDETLVPITVFHNKNSKELHRRPLLVHVYGAYGIDLNMSFKEEKLMLIEENWILAYCHVRGGGEQGLGWHRDGCQHNKLKGLHDLRACIRLLHQLGFSQPKHTALAAASAGGVLAGALSNTDPALIRAMVLQAPFVDVLNTMMKTHLPLTIEEQEEWGNPLEDEKCMKYIKSYCPYQNIKPQCYPSVFITAYEHDERIPLTGILQYVQKLRKAALDHASRTSEKGNWIPNIILDVQANGSHCDSSWEQSLNEVARHLAFLNRELEEVCHPQHHSKSCK; translated from the exons ATGAAGGTTaggatgtgctgtgctggacTGCGGAATCTTCTCCAAGGGCTGAGCTTCAGTGCCAAGTACTACTGTAAGCATAGCCCTCCTCAAACAGTGTGTCCTTACAGTAAAATTGGACCAAAAAAGTGCCACATCCTGGACTGTTCAAAAACTACATGCACTCACAGGACTGCGCCACCTGGAAGCATCCTGCCATGCAGATTCTTTTCCTGCAAG CAGGAAGGAACAACAGTCCCTTCCAAAAGGAAGCAGAATACATCCATAGTAACTTCAGACCTTTTGCACAAGAACCTTCTGAAATCAGAGCAGAAAAACTGGAATGACATTTCACCAACATACAAAGCTATGACAAAGAGAATCAAAGAAAAACTGGAAGAATTGCACAACATGTATACACTCAATTCAGAAAGCGCAAGG ATGAGGTTGGGAGAGAATGTGTACTTTGAAGAGAATGGCTGCATATTTCTTGCAAAAGCAGATGATG TAGGTGAAGGAAATGCTGAGATTTTATTCAGTGTTGAAGATCTTGGCTTTTCTGATGCCTTTATTCAACGGATCAGAATTTCACCAGATCAGAGATACATAGCCATCAgcttaaaaagtgaaaattctgAAGAGGGAACCTGCATTGTTATGAAACTTGGTAATCTTGCTGTTGTGGAAAAAGTAATTCCAAGTGTATTTAGCTTTG aatggGCTGCAAATGATGTTCTTTATTACACGACTCAGAAGAACCTTAAATGCCAGAATGTATTCATGACCACTTTCACTTACCAGAAACATACTAAGTTAGTTTATACAGAACAAGATGCAAG ATTCTTTGTAGACCTTTATTGCACAAAAGACAGGCGTTTTCTCACTATCAACAGCAACAGCAAGACAAGCTCAGAAGTTTGGCTGGTTGACTGCAGACATCCCTTTGAGCCACCTGCTCTTGTACAAGCACGAACCACGGGGGTCATTTACCACATAGAGCACAGAAAAGACCAGTTGTACATTCTTACTACATATGGAGAACCTGCAGAATATAAG TTGATGAAGGCACCAGTAGCTTCCAGTGGAAAGGAGAACTGGCAGCTAGTTTATGCACTGGAAAAGCAAACCAAGCTAGTAGACTTTGAGATGTTCAGTGATGACTGCATTATGTTCCTGAAGAATGCTGGTCATCTTTACTTAAAtgtgatttcttttgtttcacaCTCAGTTCAGTCAATAAAG CTACCTACGTGGGCCTGTGAATTTGAATTGGAATCTCATCCTGAATTTACCACCAGCACCTGCTATTTTCAGCTCTCCTCCCCAGTACACCCCCCTAAGCGTTTTGCAtattcatttaaagaaaataatctcattGAACAAGCTGTGCAAGAGGTACCAATTATTACGAATTGTCACACTACACGTTTACTAGCTAAAAGCAAG GATGAAACTTTGGTGCCAATTACAGTTTTTCATAATAAGAATTCTAAAGAGCTACACAGGAGACCACTTCTAGTTCATGTATATGGAGCTTATGGCATAGATTTGAACATGAGTTTTAAAGAAGAGAAGCTGATGTTAATTGAAGAGAATTGGATATTAGCGTATTGCCATGTTAG GggtggaggagagcagggcctTGGCTGGCACAGAGATGGATGTCAGCATAATAAACTCAAAGGTCTCCATGACCTCAGGGCTTGCATCAGGCTGCTGCATCAGCTGGGATTTTCTCAGCCCAAACacacagcactggcagctgccagtgctgggggagTTCTTGCAGGAGCCCTGAGCAACACTGATCCAGCGCTGATCAGAGCCATGGTTTTACAG GCTCCTTTCGTAGATGTTCTAAATACAATGATGAAAACTCATCTCCCACTGACAATTGAGGAACAAGAAGAATGGGGAAATCCATTAGAAGATGAAAAATGTATGAAATATATCAAAAGCTATTGCCCATACCAGAATATTAAGCCACAG TGCTATCCATCAGTTTTTATCACAGCGTATGAACATGATGAACGGATACCGCTAACAGGAATTTTACAGTATGTTCAGAAACTCAGGAAGGCTGCACTAGATCATGCCAGCAGAACAAGTGAGAAAG GAAATTGGATTCCTAATATCATCCTAGATGTCCAGGCAAATGGCAGTCATTGTGATTCATCCTGGGAGCAGTCACTGAATGAG gtTGCAAGACACCTTGCTTTTCTGAACAGAGAACTTGAGGAAGTGTGCCATCCCCAACATCACAGCAAATCCTGCAAATAA
- the PREPL gene encoding prolyl endopeptidase-like isoform X2, translated as MYKFQAGCQEMKVRMCCAGLRNLLQGLSFSAKYYCKHSPPQTVCPYSKIGPKKCHILDCSKTTCTHRTAPPGSILPCRFFSCKQEGTTVPSKRKQNTSIVTSDLLHKNLLKSEQKNWNDISPTYKAMTKRIKEKLEELHNMYTLNSESARMRLGENVYFEENGCIFLAKADDVGEGNAEILFSVEDLGFSDAFIQRIRISPDQRYIAISLKSENSEEGTCIVMKLGNLAVVEKVIPSVFSFEWAANDVLYYTTQKNLKCQNVFMTTFTYQKHTKLVYTEQDARFFVDLYCTKDRRFLTINSNSKTSSEVWLVDCRHPFEPPALVQARTTGVIYHIEHRKDQLYILTTYGEPAEYKLMKAPVASSGKENWQLVYALEKQTKLVDFEMFSDDCIMFLKNAGHLYLNVISFVSHSVQSIKLPTWACEFELESHPEFTTSTCYFQLSSPVHPPKRFAYSFKENNLIEQAVQEVPIITNCHTTRLLAKSKDETLVPITVFHNKNSKELHRRPLLVHVYGAYGIDLNMSFKEEKLMLIEENWILAYCHVRGGGEQGLGWHRDGCQHNKLKGLHDLRACIRLLHQLGFSQPKHTALAAASAGGVLAGALSNTDPALIRAMVLQAPFVDVLNTMMKTHLPLTIEEQEEWGNPLEDEKCMKYIKSYCPYQNIKPQCYPSVFITAYEHDERIPLTGILQYVQKLRKAALDHASRTSEKGNWIPNIILDVQANGSHCDSSWEQSLNEVARHLAFLNRELEEVCHPQHHSKSCK; from the exons atgtat AAATTCCAGGCTGGCTGTCAAGAAATGAAGGTTaggatgtgctgtgctggacTGCGGAATCTTCTCCAAGGGCTGAGCTTCAGTGCCAAGTACTACTGTAAGCATAGCCCTCCTCAAACAGTGTGTCCTTACAGTAAAATTGGACCAAAAAAGTGCCACATCCTGGACTGTTCAAAAACTACATGCACTCACAGGACTGCGCCACCTGGAAGCATCCTGCCATGCAGATTCTTTTCCTGCAAG CAGGAAGGAACAACAGTCCCTTCCAAAAGGAAGCAGAATACATCCATAGTAACTTCAGACCTTTTGCACAAGAACCTTCTGAAATCAGAGCAGAAAAACTGGAATGACATTTCACCAACATACAAAGCTATGACAAAGAGAATCAAAGAAAAACTGGAAGAATTGCACAACATGTATACACTCAATTCAGAAAGCGCAAGG ATGAGGTTGGGAGAGAATGTGTACTTTGAAGAGAATGGCTGCATATTTCTTGCAAAAGCAGATGATG TAGGTGAAGGAAATGCTGAGATTTTATTCAGTGTTGAAGATCTTGGCTTTTCTGATGCCTTTATTCAACGGATCAGAATTTCACCAGATCAGAGATACATAGCCATCAgcttaaaaagtgaaaattctgAAGAGGGAACCTGCATTGTTATGAAACTTGGTAATCTTGCTGTTGTGGAAAAAGTAATTCCAAGTGTATTTAGCTTTG aatggGCTGCAAATGATGTTCTTTATTACACGACTCAGAAGAACCTTAAATGCCAGAATGTATTCATGACCACTTTCACTTACCAGAAACATACTAAGTTAGTTTATACAGAACAAGATGCAAG ATTCTTTGTAGACCTTTATTGCACAAAAGACAGGCGTTTTCTCACTATCAACAGCAACAGCAAGACAAGCTCAGAAGTTTGGCTGGTTGACTGCAGACATCCCTTTGAGCCACCTGCTCTTGTACAAGCACGAACCACGGGGGTCATTTACCACATAGAGCACAGAAAAGACCAGTTGTACATTCTTACTACATATGGAGAACCTGCAGAATATAAG TTGATGAAGGCACCAGTAGCTTCCAGTGGAAAGGAGAACTGGCAGCTAGTTTATGCACTGGAAAAGCAAACCAAGCTAGTAGACTTTGAGATGTTCAGTGATGACTGCATTATGTTCCTGAAGAATGCTGGTCATCTTTACTTAAAtgtgatttcttttgtttcacaCTCAGTTCAGTCAATAAAG CTACCTACGTGGGCCTGTGAATTTGAATTGGAATCTCATCCTGAATTTACCACCAGCACCTGCTATTTTCAGCTCTCCTCCCCAGTACACCCCCCTAAGCGTTTTGCAtattcatttaaagaaaataatctcattGAACAAGCTGTGCAAGAGGTACCAATTATTACGAATTGTCACACTACACGTTTACTAGCTAAAAGCAAG GATGAAACTTTGGTGCCAATTACAGTTTTTCATAATAAGAATTCTAAAGAGCTACACAGGAGACCACTTCTAGTTCATGTATATGGAGCTTATGGCATAGATTTGAACATGAGTTTTAAAGAAGAGAAGCTGATGTTAATTGAAGAGAATTGGATATTAGCGTATTGCCATGTTAG GggtggaggagagcagggcctTGGCTGGCACAGAGATGGATGTCAGCATAATAAACTCAAAGGTCTCCATGACCTCAGGGCTTGCATCAGGCTGCTGCATCAGCTGGGATTTTCTCAGCCCAAACacacagcactggcagctgccagtgctgggggagTTCTTGCAGGAGCCCTGAGCAACACTGATCCAGCGCTGATCAGAGCCATGGTTTTACAG GCTCCTTTCGTAGATGTTCTAAATACAATGATGAAAACTCATCTCCCACTGACAATTGAGGAACAAGAAGAATGGGGAAATCCATTAGAAGATGAAAAATGTATGAAATATATCAAAAGCTATTGCCCATACCAGAATATTAAGCCACAG TGCTATCCATCAGTTTTTATCACAGCGTATGAACATGATGAACGGATACCGCTAACAGGAATTTTACAGTATGTTCAGAAACTCAGGAAGGCTGCACTAGATCATGCCAGCAGAACAAGTGAGAAAG GAAATTGGATTCCTAATATCATCCTAGATGTCCAGGCAAATGGCAGTCATTGTGATTCATCCTGGGAGCAGTCACTGAATGAG gtTGCAAGACACCTTGCTTTTCTGAACAGAGAACTTGAGGAAGTGTGCCATCCCCAACATCACAGCAAATCCTGCAAATAA
- the PREPL gene encoding prolyl endopeptidase-like isoform X3, whose protein sequence is MYKFQAGCQEMKVRMCCAGLRNLLQGLSFSAKYYCKHSPPQTVCPYSKIGPKKCHILDCSKTTCTHRTAPPGSILPCRFFSCKQEGTTVPSKRKQNTSIVTSDLLHKNLLKSEQKNWNDISPTYKAMTKRIKEKLEELHNMYTLNSESARMRLGENVYFEENGCIFLAKADDGEGNAEILFSVEDLGFSDAFIQRIRISPDQRYIAISLKSENSEEGTCIVMKLGNLAVVEKVIPSVFSFEWAANDVLYYTTQKNLKCQNVFMTTFTYQKHTKLVYTEQDARFFVDLYCTKDRRFLTINSNSKTSSEVWLVDCRHPFEPPALVQARTTGVIYHIEHRKDQLYILTTYGEPAEYKLMKAPVASSGKENWQLVYALEKQTKLVDFEMFSDDCIMFLKNAGHLYLNVISFVSHSVQSIKLPTWACEFELESHPEFTTSTCYFQLSSPVHPPKRFAYSFKENNLIEQAVQEVPIITNCHTTRLLAKSKDETLVPITVFHNKNSKELHRRPLLVHVYGAYGIDLNMSFKEEKLMLIEENWILAYCHVRGGGEQGLGWHRDGCQHNKLKGLHDLRACIRLLHQLGFSQPKHTALAAASAGGVLAGALSNTDPALIRAMVLQAPFVDVLNTMMKTHLPLTIEEQEEWGNPLEDEKCMKYIKSYCPYQNIKPQCYPSVFITAYEHDERIPLTGILQYVQKLRKAALDHASRTSEKGNWIPNIILDVQANGSHCDSSWEQSLNEVARHLAFLNRELEEVCHPQHHSKSCK, encoded by the exons atgtat AAATTCCAGGCTGGCTGTCAAGAAATGAAGGTTaggatgtgctgtgctggacTGCGGAATCTTCTCCAAGGGCTGAGCTTCAGTGCCAAGTACTACTGTAAGCATAGCCCTCCTCAAACAGTGTGTCCTTACAGTAAAATTGGACCAAAAAAGTGCCACATCCTGGACTGTTCAAAAACTACATGCACTCACAGGACTGCGCCACCTGGAAGCATCCTGCCATGCAGATTCTTTTCCTGCAAG CAGGAAGGAACAACAGTCCCTTCCAAAAGGAAGCAGAATACATCCATAGTAACTTCAGACCTTTTGCACAAGAACCTTCTGAAATCAGAGCAGAAAAACTGGAATGACATTTCACCAACATACAAAGCTATGACAAAGAGAATCAAAGAAAAACTGGAAGAATTGCACAACATGTATACACTCAATTCAGAAAGCGCAAGG ATGAGGTTGGGAGAGAATGTGTACTTTGAAGAGAATGGCTGCATATTTCTTGCAAAAGCAGATGATG GTGAAGGAAATGCTGAGATTTTATTCAGTGTTGAAGATCTTGGCTTTTCTGATGCCTTTATTCAACGGATCAGAATTTCACCAGATCAGAGATACATAGCCATCAgcttaaaaagtgaaaattctgAAGAGGGAACCTGCATTGTTATGAAACTTGGTAATCTTGCTGTTGTGGAAAAAGTAATTCCAAGTGTATTTAGCTTTG aatggGCTGCAAATGATGTTCTTTATTACACGACTCAGAAGAACCTTAAATGCCAGAATGTATTCATGACCACTTTCACTTACCAGAAACATACTAAGTTAGTTTATACAGAACAAGATGCAAG ATTCTTTGTAGACCTTTATTGCACAAAAGACAGGCGTTTTCTCACTATCAACAGCAACAGCAAGACAAGCTCAGAAGTTTGGCTGGTTGACTGCAGACATCCCTTTGAGCCACCTGCTCTTGTACAAGCACGAACCACGGGGGTCATTTACCACATAGAGCACAGAAAAGACCAGTTGTACATTCTTACTACATATGGAGAACCTGCAGAATATAAG TTGATGAAGGCACCAGTAGCTTCCAGTGGAAAGGAGAACTGGCAGCTAGTTTATGCACTGGAAAAGCAAACCAAGCTAGTAGACTTTGAGATGTTCAGTGATGACTGCATTATGTTCCTGAAGAATGCTGGTCATCTTTACTTAAAtgtgatttcttttgtttcacaCTCAGTTCAGTCAATAAAG CTACCTACGTGGGCCTGTGAATTTGAATTGGAATCTCATCCTGAATTTACCACCAGCACCTGCTATTTTCAGCTCTCCTCCCCAGTACACCCCCCTAAGCGTTTTGCAtattcatttaaagaaaataatctcattGAACAAGCTGTGCAAGAGGTACCAATTATTACGAATTGTCACACTACACGTTTACTAGCTAAAAGCAAG GATGAAACTTTGGTGCCAATTACAGTTTTTCATAATAAGAATTCTAAAGAGCTACACAGGAGACCACTTCTAGTTCATGTATATGGAGCTTATGGCATAGATTTGAACATGAGTTTTAAAGAAGAGAAGCTGATGTTAATTGAAGAGAATTGGATATTAGCGTATTGCCATGTTAG GggtggaggagagcagggcctTGGCTGGCACAGAGATGGATGTCAGCATAATAAACTCAAAGGTCTCCATGACCTCAGGGCTTGCATCAGGCTGCTGCATCAGCTGGGATTTTCTCAGCCCAAACacacagcactggcagctgccagtgctgggggagTTCTTGCAGGAGCCCTGAGCAACACTGATCCAGCGCTGATCAGAGCCATGGTTTTACAG GCTCCTTTCGTAGATGTTCTAAATACAATGATGAAAACTCATCTCCCACTGACAATTGAGGAACAAGAAGAATGGGGAAATCCATTAGAAGATGAAAAATGTATGAAATATATCAAAAGCTATTGCCCATACCAGAATATTAAGCCACAG TGCTATCCATCAGTTTTTATCACAGCGTATGAACATGATGAACGGATACCGCTAACAGGAATTTTACAGTATGTTCAGAAACTCAGGAAGGCTGCACTAGATCATGCCAGCAGAACAAGTGAGAAAG GAAATTGGATTCCTAATATCATCCTAGATGTCCAGGCAAATGGCAGTCATTGTGATTCATCCTGGGAGCAGTCACTGAATGAG gtTGCAAGACACCTTGCTTTTCTGAACAGAGAACTTGAGGAAGTGTGCCATCCCCAACATCACAGCAAATCCTGCAAATAA